The genomic segment ACGAGAAGCTGCCGGAGACCTCCAAGTACAACGTGGACGTGCTCGCCCACGTCCCCGAGGTGTCGGGGAAGAAGAAGGCCGGCCGCTATCTGACGCTGACGACCTGCACCCCCATCTACACCTCGGACTACCGCTACATCGTCTGGGCCGAGCTGGAGCGCACGGAGAAGGTCGACGCCGACCGCACCCCGCCGGCGGAACTGCGCTGACCGCGGGGGCGCCCGCACACCACCGGACGCCGGCTCGTCGTCCCGCCGGCCGCTCATGAGAAGTCCCCGGCACCCGCGAGGGGTACCGGGGACTTCCGCGTGACGGAACGGGCTGCCGGAAGGCGGAGTGCCGGTTCCGGAGCCCGGGGCTAGTCGTCGCCGCCGGCACCGCCGAAGAATCCGCCGAAGCCGCCGCCGTCTCCGCCGTCACCGCCGCCGTTGCCGCCCGGCGCGGCGATGGTGACCAGGGTGACGGCCTGGCCCTTCTTCACCTGTTCGCCCGCGGCCGGCGAGGTGTTGATCACCACGGCCTTGTCGTCCTGCGGGCCGGTGAAGCCGCCGATGGTGAGCCCGGCGTCCTGCAGGGTCTTCTTGGCGTCCTTGACGCTCTGGCCCTTCACATCCGGCATCGGGAACTGCTCGGCGGCCTTGGCGATCTGGATGTTGACGGTCGAGCCCGCCGCGACCTGCTCGCCCGGTGCGAAGCTCTGCGAAACGATGGTGCCCGGCTCGGCGTCCGACTCGACCTCGCTCTGCTCGCCCAGTACCAGGCCGGCGCCCTCGAGGATCGTCTTGGCCTCGTCCGGCCGCTTGCCCGTGAGATCCGGGACGGTGGACTTCTCCGCCTCCTTGGCGACGGAGAGGGTGATGGTCACGTCCTTCGCCCGCTCGCTGCCCGCCTTGGGGGACTGCTCGATGACCGTGCCCGGGGTGCGCTCGGAGACCACGTCCTTGCGCTGGATGTTCTCGAAGCCCTTGTCCTCCAGATCGGACTTGGCCTCGTCGAACTTGGCCCCGATGACATCCGGGACGGAGATCTTCTCCGGGCCGGAGCAGACGGTCACGGTGACCGTGTCGCCCTTGGGCACCTCGGTCTCCGGCTCCGGCGACTGCTTGATGACGTCGCCCTTCTCACCACTCTCGCAGGGTTCGCTGCCGCCCTTGGCGATCTCCAGATCGGAGTTGAGGACGCGCTCCTCCGCCTCCTCGTAGGACTTGCCGATCAGGTTCGGGACGGGGCGGTCGTCGTCGGGGCTGCTGCCGAAGAGTTCCCGGCCGATGAAGATCGCGCCGATGAGGACCAGCAGCCCCGCGACGACGAGCAGGATCGTCGAGGTGTTGGTCTTCTTGGCCGCGCCGCGGCGCCGGTCGGGCCGCTCGTCGTAACCGAAGCCCCCGTCGTCGTCGCGCATCGGCGGCAGCATGCTCGTCTGCCCGCCCGCGCCCTGGGCCGGGAGGGCGGTGGTGGGCTGGTCGGCGCCGTAGGCCGCGCCATAGCCGACGGCACCCATGGCGGCGGTGGCGGCGACGGGCTGGCCGTCGAGGGCGGCCTCGATGTCGGCGCGCATCTCGTCGGCCGACTGGTAGCGGTAGTCCGGGTCCTTCGTGAGCGCCTTGAGGACGATGGCGTCCATCTCCGGCGTGATCTCGGGATCGAAGGTGCTCGGTGGCTGAGGCTCCTCGCGGACGTGCTGGTAGGCCACGGCCACGGGGGAGTCGCCGACGAACGGCGGCCGCACCGTGAGCAGTTCGTAGAGGAGACAGCCGGTGGAGTAGAGGTCGGAGCGGGCGTCGACCTGCTCGCCCTTCGCCTGCTCCGGGGAGAGGTACTGGGCGGTGCCGATGACGGCGGCGGTCTGCGTCATCGTCATGCCGGAGTCGCCCATGGCGCGGGCGATGCCGAAGTCCATGACCTTGACCTGGCCGGTGCGGGTCAGCATGACGTTCGCGGGCTTGATGTCGCGGTGGACGATGCCGGCCCGGTGGGAGTACTCCAGCGCCTGGAGGACCCCGATGGTCATCTCCAGCGACCGTTCGGGCAGCAGCTTCCGCCCGGAGTGCAGCAGCTCCCGCAGCGTGGAACCGTCGACGTACTCCATCACGATGTAGGGGATGGAGACGCCGTCCACGTAGTCCTCGCCGGTGTCGTACACGGCGACGATGGACGGGTGGTTCAGGGAGGCGGCCGACTGGGCCTCGCGGCGGAACCGGGCCTGGAACGACGGGTCGCGGGCGAGGTCCACCCGCAGGGTCTTCACAGCGACGGTACGGCCGAGCCGGGTGTCGTGGGCGAGGTACACCTCGGCCATGCCACCACGGCCGAGCACCGAGCCCAGCTCGTACCGGCCGCCGAGGCGACGCGGCTCTTCCATAGCTTCTCCAGCCCTCTCCGTCATTCCCGACCGCACCGACATGGGGCCCGGCGGTGTGCTGTCCGGGCATACCGTACCCGGCGCGTCTTAAGCGGTCCGGGCGTCAGGGCGAGCTGATACACGACCGGTACGACAAGAAGGGCGGATCGCTTCATGGGGTGACCGAGATCACTTCTTCAGTACGGCCCGCATGACGTCTTCCGCGATCGGAGCGGCCAGCCCGCCACCGCTGATGTCGGCGCGGGCGGCGTCGGAGTCCTCGACCACGACGGCCACGGCGACCGGGGAACCCTCGTCCGTCTTCGCGTAGGAGATGAACCAGGCGTACGGCTTCTCGCTGTTGTCGACACCGCGCTGGGCGGTACCGGTCTTGCCGCCGACGGTCACGCCGGGGATCCGCGCGGCTGTGCCGGTGCCCTTCTCGACCACCGTCTCCATCGCGGACTGCAGCTTCTGCGCGTTCTCCGGAGAGAGCGGCCGGCTCATCTCCTCGGGGCTCGTCTGCTCGATCACATTGAGGTTCGGCGCCCGCAGTTCGTCGACCATGTACGGCTGCATCAGCTTGCCGTCGTTGGCGACGGCCGCGGTGACCATGGCCATCTGGAGTGGGGTGGCCGCCGTCTCGAACTGGCCGATGGCGGAGAGCGCCGTCTGCGGCTTGTCCATCTCGGTGGAGACGTTGCTGCGGCCGGCCCGGACCGGGGTGTCGATCTCGGAGTTGTTGAAGCCGAACTTCTTGGCCGTCTCGACCAGCTTGTCCCGGCCGAGATCGGCACCGATCTTGCCGAAGACCGTGTTGCAGGAGACCCGCAGGGCCTCCCGCAGGGAGCCCTTCTCACACGTCGGGTGGGGCCCGTCGTTCTTCAGCTCGGTCTGCGTGTTCGGGAGGATGTAGGGGTCCGGGGTGTCCGTCCTGGCGTCGATGTCGTCGATCAGACCGTGCTCGAGCGCCGCGGCCGCGGTGACCACCTTGAAGGTCGAGCCGGGGAAGAAGGTCTCGCGCAGCGCCCGGTTGTGCATCGGCTTGTCCGGGTCCTTGAGGAGCTTCTGGTAGTTCTCGCCCTCCTCCTCGCTCATGCCGGCGATGTCGGACGGGTCGTAGCTCGGGGCGCTGGCGAGGGCGAGGATCGCGCCGGTGGACGGGTTGATCGCCGCCACGGCGCCCTTCTTGTCGCCCAGGCCCTCGAACGCGGCCTTCTGCGCCTTGGCGTTGAGCGTGGTGACGACCTGGCCGCCGGTCTTCTCCTTGCCGGTGAGCATGTCGATCGTGTTGGTGAAGAACAGCCGGTCGTCGTTGCCGGTGAGGATGCCGTCGTAGAGCTTTTCGAGCTGGTTGGCGTCGTAGACCTGGGAGGCGTAGCCGGTGACCGGCGCCCACATCTCACCGTTCTTGTACGTGCGCTTGTACTTGAAGTCGCCGCTGTCGGTGGTGGTGGAGCCGGTGATGGCCTTGCCGTCGACGATGATGTCGCCGCGCGGCACGCTGTACCGCTCGATGGCGACTCTGCGGTTGTGCTTGTCGCTCTGCAGTTCGTCGGCCTGGACGAACTGCACCCAGTTGACGCGGATCAGCAGGGCCAGTATCAGCAGGCCGCAGAAGATCGCTACACGGCGGAGTGGCTTGTTCACGTTCGGACCACCTGGGTCATCTCGGCGTCGGTGGACGGTGCCGGGGCGGGGGCCGGGCGGCGGGCGGTGTCGCTGATTCTCAGCAGGATGGCCACCAGCGCCCAGTTGGCGATCACGGAGGAACCGCCCTGGGCGAGGAACGGCAGCGTCATACCGGTCAGCGGGATGAGGCCGGTGACGCCGCCGGCGACGACGAAGACCTGGAGGGCGAAGGCACCGGCGAGGCCCACGGCGAGCAGTTTGCCGAACGGGTCGCGGGCGGCGAGCGCGGTGCGCATCCCGCGCTCGATCAGCAGGGCGTAGAGGACCAGGACGGCCATGACGCCGGTGAGCCCGAGCTCCTCGCCCACGGTGGCCAGGATGTAGTCGCTCTTGGGGGCGATGCCGCCGATGAGGCGGGAGTAGCCCTGGCCGAGCCCGGAGCCGAGGATGCCGCCCGCGCCGAAGGTGTACATGGCCTGCGCGGTCTCGGTGACACCGCCGTCCTGCAGCTCCAGCGGGTTCAGCCAGTTGTGGACCCGGCTCTGGACGTGGGAGGCGAAGGAGGCGACGGCGACGGCGCCCACGGCGCTGAGGGTGAGGCCGAAGACAACCCAGCTGGTGCGCTCGGTGGCCACGTACAGCATGATCACGAAGAGGCCGAAGAAGAGCAGCGAGGTGCCGAGGTCGGTCTCGAAGATCAGGATCATCAGGCTGAGCGCCCAGATGACGATGATCGGTCCGAGGTCCCGGCCGCGGGGCAGGTACATGCCCATGAAGCGGCGGCTGGCGAGGGCGAGGGCGTCCCGCTTGACCATCAGGTAGCCGGCGA from the Streptomyces xinghaiensis S187 genome contains:
- the pknB gene encoding Stk1 family PASTA domain-containing Ser/Thr kinase, which translates into the protein MEEPRRLGGRYELGSVLGRGGMAEVYLAHDTRLGRTVAVKTLRVDLARDPSFQARFRREAQSAASLNHPSIVAVYDTGEDYVDGVSIPYIVMEYVDGSTLRELLHSGRKLLPERSLEMTIGVLQALEYSHRAGIVHRDIKPANVMLTRTGQVKVMDFGIARAMGDSGMTMTQTAAVIGTAQYLSPEQAKGEQVDARSDLYSTGCLLYELLTVRPPFVGDSPVAVAYQHVREEPQPPSTFDPEITPEMDAIVLKALTKDPDYRYQSADEMRADIEAALDGQPVAATAAMGAVGYGAAYGADQPTTALPAQGAGGQTSMLPPMRDDDGGFGYDERPDRRRGAAKKTNTSTILLVVAGLLVLIGAIFIGRELFGSSPDDDRPVPNLIGKSYEEAEERVLNSDLEIAKGGSEPCESGEKGDVIKQSPEPETEVPKGDTVTVTVCSGPEKISVPDVIGAKFDEAKSDLEDKGFENIQRKDVVSERTPGTVIEQSPKAGSERAKDVTITLSVAKEAEKSTVPDLTGKRPDEAKTILEGAGLVLGEQSEVESDAEPGTIVSQSFAPGEQVAAGSTVNIQIAKAAEQFPMPDVKGQSVKDAKKTLQDAGLTIGGFTGPQDDKAVVINTSPAAGEQVKKGQAVTLVTIAAPGGNGGGDGGDGGGFGGFFGGAGGDD
- a CDS encoding peptidoglycan D,D-transpeptidase FtsI family protein, which codes for MNKPLRRVAIFCGLLILALLIRVNWVQFVQADELQSDKHNRRVAIERYSVPRGDIIVDGKAITGSTTTDSGDFKYKRTYKNGEMWAPVTGYASQVYDANQLEKLYDGILTGNDDRLFFTNTIDMLTGKEKTGGQVVTTLNAKAQKAAFEGLGDKKGAVAAINPSTGAILALASAPSYDPSDIAGMSEEEGENYQKLLKDPDKPMHNRALRETFFPGSTFKVVTAAAALEHGLIDDIDARTDTPDPYILPNTQTELKNDGPHPTCEKGSLREALRVSCNTVFGKIGADLGRDKLVETAKKFGFNNSEIDTPVRAGRSNVSTEMDKPQTALSAIGQFETAATPLQMAMVTAAVANDGKLMQPYMVDELRAPNLNVIEQTSPEEMSRPLSPENAQKLQSAMETVVEKGTGTAARIPGVTVGGKTGTAQRGVDNSEKPYAWFISYAKTDEGSPVAVAVVVEDSDAARADISGGGLAAPIAEDVMRAVLKK
- a CDS encoding FtsW/RodA/SpoVE family cell cycle protein, which codes for MSSSANTTTIGPMGAPSRRNTELALLVFAVLIPVFAYVNVGLAKEGTVPAGVFGYAAGLGLLAGIAHFMVRKFAPYADPLMLPIATLLNGLGLVLIWRLDLEPSITTPRLGGAMAPGQLMWSTLGIALFLGVLFFLKDHRVLQRYTYISMVVALILLILPMFFPARFGARIWITIPGVGSLQPGEFAKIIIAVFFAGYLMVKRDALALASRRFMGMYLPRGRDLGPIIVIWALSLMILIFETDLGTSLLFFGLFVIMLYVATERTSWVVFGLTLSAVGAVAVASFASHVQSRVHNWLNPLELQDGGVTETAQAMYTFGAGGILGSGLGQGYSRLIGGIAPKSDYILATVGEELGLTGVMAVLVLYALLIERGMRTALAARDPFGKLLAVGLAGAFALQVFVVAGGVTGLIPLTGMTLPFLAQGGSSVIANWALVAILLRISDTARRPAPAPAPSTDAEMTQVVRT